The following DNA comes from Cellulophaga sp. HaHa_2_95.
AACGTGTCGGAAAAAAACGTTCTACGATTACTAATTATTTACGTCTACTTAGATTAGATCCTATCATCCAAACTGGTATTAGAGATGGCTTCTTAAGTATGGGGCATGGTAGAGCGCTTGTAAATATTGATAAGAAAGACGACCAACTTGCTTTATATGAACAAATAATTAGTCAAAATTTATCTGTTCGTGATACAGAAAAGGCCGTAAAAGAATACCAAAATCCAAGTGCCAGCCAAAAAGAAACCGTATCTAAAGTAACTAAAACCCCAAGTTTTATTGAAAATAGTTTGAATGATTTTAATTCTTACTTATCTGTAAAAGTTGAGGCGAAGGCTACGGATAAAGGAAAAGGAAAATTAACAATCCCTTTTAATTCTAAAGAGGATTTTGAGCGTATTAAAAAATTAATTCTTGGTGAATAAATTCTTATTTTTTCTACTATTTTTTGTAGGGTTTACTTTTGCGACACACGCACAAGAGGAGCAACCTACACCAAAAGAAGATACTCAATTAGACAGCATTCAAACTGATTTAAAAAGTCAGGGTATTGTTGTTAAAGATTCGGTATTCAAAAAACGTGTTGAAATAAACCCTTTAGCACCCGCCAAAGCTGCATTTTATTCAGCTATAATTCCAGGTTTGGGGCAAGTCTATAATAAAAGGTACTGGAAAGTCCCTATAGTCTACGCTGCCTTAGGAGCCAGTATTTATGCGTACGACTACAACAACACCCAGTACAAACGTTTTAGAACAGCCTTTAAAAGCAGGCAAGCAGGTTTTACCGATGACGAGTTCTATGACTTGGCACCTTTTAGCGATACAGAGCTTACAGAACCTGAGTTTTCTACAGATGCACTACAGGATGCACAAGAAAACTTTCAAAGAGATCGCGATTTAATGGTCTTGGTTACCATTGGCTTATATGTATTGAATATTATTGACGCCAATGTTGACTCTCACCTAAAACAATTTAATGTAGATGATAATTTAAGTGTAGATTTTCAGCCTTACTTAGATTACAACGAGATTACGGCTCAGCCAAATTACGGTATGGCCTTAACTATAAAATTTTAAAGAACATGAAAATTGCACTCTTCGGATATGGAAAGATGGGGAAAATGATAGAAGCTTTAGCGCTAAAAAAGAACCATACTATAGTCGCAAAAATTGACAATGATACCACTGAAATAGATTTTTCTTCTTTTGATGTTGCCATAGATTTTAGTCAGCCTTCATCAGCTTTCAATAATATAAAAATGTGTTTAGAAAACAACACTCCAATTATAAGTGGTACTACAGGATGGTTAGACCGTTATGAAGAGGCTGTTATTTTATGCAATGAAAATAATGGAGCCTTTATATATGCTTCTAATTTTAGTTTAGGAGTAAATTTGTTTTTTGAGCTTAATAATTATTTAGCTAAAATGATGGCGAATCTAAGAGACTACAATGTATCTCTAGAAGAAATACACCATACACAAAAACTAGACGCTCCTAGCGGAACTGCTATAACTTTAGCAGAAAGCATTATCAAAAATACTTCTTATACAGGTTGGGAATTGGATGCCAACAAAGATCACATACTACCCATAAAAGCAATTAGAGAAGCTAGTGTTCCTGGAACGCATAGTGTTACTTACGGCAGTACTGTAGATAGTATTGAAATAAAGCATACAGCACATAATAGAGAAGGGTTTGCTTTAGGCGCCTTAACTGCTGCAGAATGGATTGTTGGTAAACATGGCGTTTTTTCTATGAAAGACGTATTACATATTGATTAAAAAACAAAATACAGCACTAAATACAAACGTATAATGAACGGAACGCAGTGGTTAATATTTATAGTAGTTATTCAGGTAATTCACTTTTTAGGTACTTGGAAATTATATATTAAAGCCGGTAGAAAAGGTTGGGAAGCAGCAATACCTGTATATAATGCCATCGTATTGATGAAAATTATCAACCGCCCTAAGTGGTGGGTAATTTTGCTATTTATTCCAATCATTAACCTATTAATGTTCCCTGTAATTTGGGTAGAGACCATCCGTAGTTTTGGTAAGAACTCTTTATTAGACACTTGGCTCGTACTCCTAAGCTTTGGTTTTTACATCTATTATGTGAATTACGCTCTTGATGTAACCTATATTGAAAATAGAAGTTTACAACCAAAAACAGTTGCAGGCGAATGGGTAAGCTCTATCGTATTTGCTATTGTAGCAGCGAGTATTGTACATACGTATTTTGTACAACCTTATGTGATCCCAACATCCTCTTTAGAAAAAACATTGTTGGTGGGTGATTTCTTATTTGTAAGTAAATTTCATTACGGTGCAAGAACGCCCATGACGACCATAGCCGCTCCAATGGTACATGATACGCTTCCTGTGTTGGGTGTAAAATCCTATTTAACAAAACCTCAATTACCCTATTTTAGACTACCTGGTTTTAAGAAGGTAAAGAAGAATGACATTGTTGTTTTTAGTTGGCCCGCAGATACAGTGTATCAATTTTTTAAAAAAGATAAAGGGGTTATCAAACCCGTAGATAAAAAATCTAACTATGTAAAGCGCTGTGTAGGTACTCCTGGAGATTCGCTTTCTGTAATTAATGGTGATGTATTTATTAACGGAAAAAAACTAGCACTCTCTTACCGAGCTAAACCACAGTTTTACCATACGGTGATTGCAGATAAAGACATTGACAATACTATAATTGATTTAGCGGGCGGAATGCAAAATTACGCTGGTGGTATTATACGAATACCAAAAGAAGCCTTATTACAGGATAAAGCAGAAGAGATTTTAAAAAGTAGAACTTCGCTTGAATTTATAAAATCCGATGCTACCTACAATTACTATACAGGTAATTTTTCTTCCAACAATGTCGCTTCGTTCTTGAAAGCGGA
Coding sequences within:
- the dapB gene encoding 4-hydroxy-tetrahydrodipicolinate reductase; translation: MKIALFGYGKMGKMIEALALKKNHTIVAKIDNDTTEIDFSSFDVAIDFSQPSSAFNNIKMCLENNTPIISGTTGWLDRYEEAVILCNENNGAFIYASNFSLGVNLFFELNNYLAKMMANLRDYNVSLEEIHHTQKLDAPSGTAITLAESIIKNTSYTGWELDANKDHILPIKAIREASVPGTHSVTYGSTVDSIEIKHTAHNREGFALGALTAAEWIVGKHGVFSMKDVLHID
- a CDS encoding DUF5683 domain-containing protein, whose translation is MVNKFLFFLLFFVGFTFATHAQEEQPTPKEDTQLDSIQTDLKSQGIVVKDSVFKKRVEINPLAPAKAAFYSAIIPGLGQVYNKRYWKVPIVYAALGASIYAYDYNNTQYKRFRTAFKSRQAGFTDDEFYDLAPFSDTELTEPEFSTDALQDAQENFQRDRDLMVLVTIGLYVLNIIDANVDSHLKQFNVDDNLSVDFQPYLDYNEITAQPNYGMALTIKF
- the lepB gene encoding signal peptidase I — protein: MNGTQWLIFIVVIQVIHFLGTWKLYIKAGRKGWEAAIPVYNAIVLMKIINRPKWWVILLFIPIINLLMFPVIWVETIRSFGKNSLLDTWLVLLSFGFYIYYVNYALDVTYIENRSLQPKTVAGEWVSSIVFAIVAASIVHTYFVQPYVIPTSSLEKTLLVGDFLFVSKFHYGARTPMTTIAAPMVHDTLPVLGVKSYLTKPQLPYFRLPGFKKVKKNDIVVFSWPADTVYQFFKKDKGVIKPVDKKSNYVKRCVGTPGDSLSVINGDVFINGKKLALSYRAKPQFYHTVIADKDIDNTIIDLAGGMQNYAGGIIRIPKEALLQDKAEEILKSRTSLEFIKSDATYNYYTGNFSSNNVASFLKAENVKNMALFNMTDAEAAALVGTSGITEVLRFSEHNASTAVFPQNKNLEGTVDNFGPVYLPEKGQTVKLTLENLPYYKKIIRDYEHHTLSVSGNQIIIDGVTTDQYTFSQGYYWMMGDNRHRSEDSRIWGYVPEDHIVGTPIFIWMSIDHFTEGFKNWNIRWERVFTTVSGDGEPTSYFKYFLILLVAYFGFDYFRKKKKAKKE